Proteins encoded by one window of Candidatus Hydrogenedentota bacterium:
- a CDS encoding CHRD domain-containing protein, with translation MKRTGWFIAVFVFAFSFSAPYAAPPAHAETCDARDNGDGTAALPADCPYVNEEGTMDIVDGLAPGDRLQSSVRISSFFDIFTELGGSLGGERETFSASLSLDMKGTGSLGSYARTFVLPHVFEVHLAPRTACDPVQTFDTDMFRLQGQITGDPDFDLLRITAGTDFGLPSPGHTTISRTESGRWAVDSFFDITYRIDFVGAPGGPLAGHSGSTTGTIRIRQGSPIYVGETCATFTGASGVASLPANCPLLADNDTMDITEGLPNGAQLKSVPTIGSFFDIFTELGGSLGGERETFSASLTLQMQGTSDLDSFKRVLVLPHVLEIHTSPRTPGVSKEELATDLFSLQGQITGDPDFDLLRVTAGTGFGMPSPGHTTLTRQPSGTWTVDSFFDITYRIDFVGAPGGRLAGMSGSTTGTIRLHQGAPDPVFPPVCVQADNGTGMADFPASCPFTSPSGTMDITDGLPPDSRLSGAASLQDLVVISRNPGGSLGGESAVCTEMLQLDLVGSGALAGFSRTLQMQITSQIDSPPRTPSGPFTFDTTMFLFQGQLPPGDPDFDLLRVTAGTGFGLPSPGHTTLTRQADGSWAVDSFFDITYRIDFVGAPGGPLAGMSGSTTATIRMQQGGGACVTPVPAQHQTSGEPCDVADNGNGTGALPATCPYLGENGTMDIVDGLAPGDQLQSSVRISSFFDIFTELGGSLGGERETFSASLSLDMKGTGSLGSYARTFVLPHVFEVHLAPRTACDPVQTFDTDMFRLQGQITGDPDFDLLRITAGTDFGLPSPGHTTISRTESGRWAVDSFFDITYRIDFVGAPGGPLAGHSGSTTGTIRIRQGVPIYVGDTCTASTGATGTASLPADCPYTPENGATMNITEGLPDGTELCSSARLDSFFDIFTELGGSLDGEREIFRASLRLDMTGTGSLATFSRTLVLPHILEVHTSPRTPGVSNEELTTDLFRLQGQITGDPDFDLLRVTAGTGFGMPSPGHTTLTRQPSGTWTVDSFFDITYRIDFVGAPDGLLAGKSGSTTATIRMHQGTPAPVSPPACATPDDLNGSGTLPATCPAYGVGGSMKIEDGLPDGTQLNAQATMDSFFDIFTELGGSMGGERETFSASLQLDWSGTGTLETYKRTIVIPHVFEVHTGPRTPGNPVQSFDTTMFAMQGQLPPGDPDFDLLRVTAGNNFGLPSPGHTTLTRLPDGNWAVDSFFDIEYRIDFVGAPGGPLAGMSGSTTATIRIQQGGGVCVTEPVGEGEGEGEGEGEGEGEGEGEEITFLFPLNEGQEVPPSGSRATGCGTAVLSADRTTLTIDILHGVSSPSSAHIHRAAVGVAGPVVFGFTNAAHPIHQVFTLTAPDVADLLAGNLYANIHDTAHPGGAIRGQILSSSPQCDVRTDTLPAGCSPGGVHMVGDNLCLCVPGETGHSFQWYFNESPLLNETYRQLCLANVKISDSGTYRCVYDDGSKAPAEYVVELIVEPASLPVAGMFSIVFWAIAFACMAAFAFWRHRRPSCRR, from the coding sequence ATGAAACGTACAGGCTGGTTCATCGCAGTTTTCGTATTCGCTTTTTCATTTTCGGCCCCGTATGCGGCGCCGCCCGCCCACGCGGAAACGTGCGATGCACGGGACAACGGCGACGGAACGGCGGCCCTTCCCGCGGATTGCCCGTATGTCAACGAAGAAGGAACCATGGACATCGTTGACGGGCTTGCCCCCGGAGATCGGCTGCAATCCTCGGTGCGCATATCCAGTTTCTTCGACATTTTCACGGAACTGGGCGGCAGTCTGGGCGGCGAACGCGAAACGTTCAGCGCGTCGTTGTCGCTCGACATGAAGGGAACCGGCTCGCTGGGTTCGTATGCGCGCACATTCGTGCTGCCGCATGTTTTCGAGGTGCACCTTGCGCCGCGCACGGCCTGCGATCCGGTCCAGACCTTCGATACGGACATGTTCCGGCTTCAGGGCCAGATTACCGGCGACCCGGACTTCGACCTGTTGCGGATCACCGCGGGAACCGATTTCGGCCTGCCCAGCCCAGGCCACACCACGATCAGCCGCACAGAGTCGGGCCGTTGGGCCGTGGACAGTTTCTTCGATATTACCTATCGCATAGATTTCGTCGGCGCGCCCGGCGGCCCGCTGGCCGGCCATTCCGGTTCGACCACGGGTACCATCCGCATCCGGCAAGGCAGCCCAATCTATGTTGGCGAAACGTGCGCCACGTTTACCGGCGCCAGCGGAGTGGCTAGTTTGCCCGCAAATTGCCCGTTATTGGCGGACAACGACACGATGGACATCACGGAGGGTCTGCCGAACGGCGCCCAATTGAAATCCGTGCCAACGATAGGGAGTTTCTTCGACATTTTCACGGAACTGGGCGGCAGCCTGGGCGGAGAACGCGAGACGTTCAGCGCCTCGCTGACTCTGCAAATGCAAGGAACAAGCGACTTGGACTCATTCAAGCGCGTCCTCGTGTTGCCGCACGTGCTTGAAATCCACACGTCGCCGCGCACGCCGGGAGTTTCAAAAGAAGAACTCGCGACCGATCTATTCAGCCTGCAAGGCCAAATAACGGGCGACCCGGATTTCGACCTGCTGCGCGTTACCGCCGGCACGGGATTCGGCATGCCCAGCCCCGGCCACACGACACTGACCAGGCAGCCATCCGGGACCTGGACGGTGGACAGTTTCTTCGACATCACCTACCGGATAGATTTCGTGGGCGCGCCCGGCGGCCGACTCGCGGGCATGTCCGGTTCGACAACGGGAACCATTCGACTGCATCAAGGCGCCCCGGACCCGGTTTTTCCGCCGGTATGCGTGCAGGCGGACAACGGCACGGGGATGGCCGATTTTCCGGCGTCGTGTCCGTTTACCTCGCCCAGCGGCACGATGGACATCACCGATGGACTGCCGCCGGACTCCAGGCTTTCGGGCGCCGCGAGTTTGCAGGATCTTGTCGTGATCTCGCGGAATCCGGGCGGCTCCCTGGGTGGCGAGAGCGCGGTCTGCACCGAGATGCTGCAACTCGATCTCGTGGGATCGGGCGCGCTTGCCGGTTTCAGCCGCACGTTGCAGATGCAGATTACCTCGCAGATTGACAGCCCGCCACGCACTCCGTCGGGTCCTTTCACCTTCGATACCACCATGTTCCTGTTCCAAGGCCAGTTGCCTCCCGGCGATCCGGACTTCGACCTGCTGCGCGTTACCGCCGGCACCGGTTTCGGATTGCCCAGCCCCGGCCATACCACGTTGACGCGCCAAGCCGATGGCAGTTGGGCCGTGGACAGCTTCTTCGATATCACCTATCGAATTGACTTTGTCGGCGCGCCCGGCGGACCTCTTGCCGGCATGTCCGGTTCGACGACCGCCACCATCCGCATGCAGCAAGGCGGCGGCGCGTGCGTCACGCCGGTCCCCGCGCAACACCAGACAAGCGGCGAGCCGTGCGATGTTGCCGACAATGGAAATGGAACGGGAGCGTTGCCCGCGACCTGCCCCTACCTCGGCGAAAATGGAACCATGGACATCGTTGACGGGCTTGCCCCTGGAGATCAACTGCAATCCTCGGTGCGCATATCCAGTTTCTTCGACATTTTCACGGAGCTGGGCGGCAGTCTGGGCGGCGAACGCGAAACGTTCAGCGCGTCGTTGTCGCTCGACATGAAGGGAACCGGCTCGCTGGGTTCGTATGCGCGCACATTCGTGCTGCCGCATGTTTTCGAGGTGCACCTTGCGCCGCGCACGGCCTGCGATCCGGTCCAGACCTTCGATACGGACATGTTCCGGCTTCAGGGCCAGATTACCGGCGACCCGGACTTCGACCTGTTGCGGATCACCGCGGGAACCGATTTCGGCCTGCCCAGCCCAGGCCACACCACGATCAGCCGCACAGAGTCGGGCCGTTGGGCCGTGGACAGTTTCTTCGATATTACCTATCGCATAGATTTCGTCGGCGCGCCCGGCGGCCCGCTGGCCGGCCATTCCGGTTCGACCACAGGTACCATCCGCATCCGGCAGGGCGTTCCTATCTATGTCGGCGACACATGCACTGCGTCAACAGGCGCCACCGGAACCGCTAGCCTTCCGGCGGATTGTCCCTACACGCCCGAAAACGGCGCGACCATGAATATCACGGAAGGTTTGCCGGATGGCACGGAATTGTGTTCCTCGGCACGGCTGGACAGTTTCTTCGATATCTTCACCGAACTCGGCGGCAGCCTGGACGGAGAACGTGAAATCTTCAGAGCCTCGCTTCGGCTCGATATGACCGGTACCGGATCCCTTGCCACGTTCTCGCGGACGCTGGTTCTCCCGCACATCCTCGAGGTCCACACGTCGCCGCGCACGCCAGGCGTTTCAAACGAAGAACTCACGACCGATCTCTTCCGGCTGCAGGGCCAGATTACGGGCGATCCGGATTTCGACCTGCTGCGCGTTACCGCCGGCACGGGATTCGGCATGCCCAGCCCCGGCCACACGACACTGACCAGGCAGCCATCCGGGACCTGGACGGTGGACAGTTTCTTCGACATCACTTACCGGATAGATTTCGTGGGCGCGCCGGACGGTCTGCTTGCGGGCAAATCCGGCTCGACAACCGCCACAATCCGCATGCACCAAGGCACGCCCGCGCCCGTTTCGCCCCCCGCATGCGCCACGCCCGACGATCTCAACGGTTCGGGAACGCTCCCGGCGACCTGTCCCGCCTATGGCGTAGGCGGCTCGATGAAGATCGAGGATGGGCTGCCCGATGGAACCCAATTGAACGCCCAAGCCACCATGGACAGTTTCTTCGATATTTTCACAGAACTCGGCGGTAGCATGGGCGGCGAACGGGAAACGTTCAGCGCGTCCCTGCAACTCGACTGGAGCGGCACGGGAACCCTGGAAACCTACAAGCGCACGATTGTGATTCCGCATGTCTTCGAGGTCCACACAGGGCCGAGAACCCCCGGCAATCCCGTCCAGTCCTTCGACACCACGATGTTTGCCATGCAGGGACAACTTCCGCCCGGCGATCCGGACTTCGATCTGTTGCGCGTGACGGCCGGCAACAATTTCGGCCTGCCCAGCCCCGGCCACACCACGCTGACCCGTCTGCCGGATGGCAACTGGGCGGTAGACAGCTTTTTCGATATCGAGTATCGCATTGACTTCGTCGGCGCGCCCGGCGGTCCCCTCGCCGGTATGTCCGGTTCGACGACCGCGACCATCCGAATCCAGCAAGGCGGAGGTGTTTGTGTGACTGAACCAGTTGGCGAAGGCGAGGGTGAAGGCGAGGGTGAAGGTGAAGGCGAGGGCGAGGGCGAGGGCGAGGAAATAACGTTCCTCTTCCCGCTCAACGAAGGCCAGGAAGTCCCGCCGAGCGGTTCCCGCGCAACCGGATGCGGCACGGCGGTGCTCAGCGCGGATCGGACGACCCTCACGATTGATATTCTGCACGGGGTATCCTCACCCAGTTCGGCGCATATCCACCGGGCCGCCGTCGGCGTTGCCGGACCGGTCGTCTTTGGCTTTACGAACGCGGCCCATCCTATCCATCAAGTATTCACCCTGACCGCGCCGGATGTGGCCGATCTGTTGGCGGGAAATCTTTATGCCAACATTCACGACACCGCCCATCCCGGAGGCGCAATCCGCGGCCAGATTCTTTCCTCTTCGCCCCAATGCGATGTGCGCACCGACACATTGCCCGCCGGTTGTTCGCCGGGCGGTGTGCACATGGTCGGCGACAACCTTTGCCTTTGCGTGCCAGGCGAAACAGGGCATTCGTTCCAATGGTATTTCAACGAATCGCCGTTGTTGAACGAGACATATCGGCAGTTGTGCCTGGCCAACGTGAAGATATCCGATTCCGGCACGTATCGCTGCGTGTATGACGATGGTTCCAAGGCGCCGGCGGAATACGTCGTGGAATTGATTGTGGAACCCGCCTCATTGCCTGTCGCGGGCATGTTCAGCATCGTTTTCTGGGCCATCGCGTTTGCTTGCATGGCGGCATTTGCTTTTTGGAGGCACAGGAGGCCATCCTGCCGGCGGTAA